A window of Emcibacter sp. SYSU 3D8 genomic DNA:
CCGCCCGAGCTGGACGAGATCATGGCGCTGGCGCTGCGGGTCAACGACTTCCTCAGCGGCCTGTTCCTGGGCATCGGCATCAAGCTGATCGACTTCAAGCTTGAGTTCGGCCGCCTGTATGACGACCAGGATCAGATGCGTATCGTGCTGGCCGACGAGATCAGCCCGGACAATTGCCGGCTGTGGGACCTGCACACCCAGGAAAAGATGGACAAGGATCGTTTCCGCCGCGGCCTTGGCGGCGAGGCGGAAGCCTATCAGGAAGTGGCGCGCCGGCTGGGTATCCTGCCGGAGAGCGGCCCCACCGACATGAAGGGACCGGAGGTCATGCAGTGAAGGCACGGGTGCATGTGACGTTGAAGCCGGGCGTACTGGATCCGCAGGGACGCGCCATCCAGCACACGCTGGCTTCGCTGGGATTCGGTGGCGTATCGGACGTGCGCCAGGGCAAGTACCTGGAGCTGGATCTGGCCGAGACCGACCGCGCCGCCGCGGAAAAGGCGGTAAAGGACATGTGCGAGAAGCTTCTCGCCAATACCGTCATCGAGAACTACAGCATCGATCTGGTGGAATGAAGCCGGCTGTCATCGTTTTCCCCGCCTCGAACTGCGACCGGGATGCCGCCGTCGCCATCGAGAAAATCTGTGGCGTGAAGCCGCAAATGATCTGGCACGGCGATAGCACGCTGCCCGATCTGGACCTGATTGTGATCCCGGGAGGCTTCGCCTTCGGCGATTACCTGCGCTGCGGCGCCATGGCGGCCCGTTCGCCGGTGATGCGCGAAGTGGTCGACCGGGCGAACAGGGGCACGCCCGTTCTGGGCATCTGCAACGGCTTCCAGGTGCTGACCGAAGCGGGGCTGCTGCCGGGCGCGCTGATGATGAACGCGCACCTGAAGTTTGTCTGCAAGGATGTGGCACTGACGGTCGAGAGCAACGAGTCCGTGTTCACCAATCGCTATCGGGCGGGCGAGATCGTCACCTATACGGTCGCCCACCACGAGGGCAATTATTTCACCGACGACGCCACGTTGGCCCGGATCGAGCAGAACGGCCAGGTCGCCTTCCGCTACGTGAACAACCCTAACGGCGCGCGCAACGACATTGCCGGGATCTTCAATGAAAAGCGCAACGTGCTGGGGCTGATGCCCCATCCGGAGCGCATGATCGAATCTGATCTCGGCGGCGCCGACGGCGCAAGGATGTTCGAAAGCCTGGTGGCCTCCCTATGAACGCGATCACGCCCGCAATGGTGGCCGAGCACGGCCTGAAGTCCGACGAATACGATCGCATCAAGCGGGCGCTGAACCGCGAGCCCAATATCACCGAGCTGGGCATCTTCTCGGTGATGTGGTCCGAGCATTGCTCGTACAAGTCCTCGCGCCGTCACTTGCGCAAGCTGCCGACCGAGGCGCCGTGGGTGATCTGCGGCCCGGGCGAGAACGCCGGCATCATCGACATCGGCGACGGCCAGGCCGCCATCTTCAAGATGGAAAGCCACAACCATCCCAGCTTCATCGAGCCCTATCAGGGCGCGGCGACGGGCGTGGGCGGCATCCTGCGCGACGTGTTCACCATGGGCGCCCGGCCGGTCGCCAACCTGAACGCGCTGCGCTTCGGCAGCCCGGACCATCCCAAGACCCGTCATCTGCTGGCCGGCGTCGTCGCCGGCATCGGCGGCTATGGCAATTGCGTCGGCGTGCCGACCATCGGCGGCGAGTGCGACTTCCACCCCGCCTATAACGGCAACATCCTGGTCAACGCCATGACCGTGGGCATCGCCGACACCGACAAGATCTTCTATTCGGCCGCTGCCGGCATCGGCAATTCCATCGTCTATGTGGGATCCAAGACCGGCCGCGACGGCATCCACGGCGCGACCATGGCATCGGCCGAATTCGGCGAGAACAGCGAGGAGAAGCGCCCGACCGTCCAGGTTGGCGATCCCTTCACCGAAAAGCTGCTGATCGAGGCATGCCTCGAGCTGATGGCAACCGACGCCATCGTCGCCATCCAGGACATGGGCGCCGCCGGCCTCACCTCGTCGTCGGTCGAGATGGGCTCGAAGGGCGAGGTCGGCATCGAACTGGACCTCGACCACGTGCCGCAGCGCGAGACCGGCATGACGGCCTACGAGATGATGCTGTCGGAAAGCCAGGAGCGCATGCTCATGGTGCTCAAGCCCGGCCGCGAGGACGAGGCCCTGGCGATCTTCCGCAAATGGGACCTGGACTTCGCCATCATCGGCAAGGTCACCGACACCCGCCATCTGGTGCTGAAGCATCAGGGCGAGATCGTGGCCGACATTCCGCTGGAACCGCTGGTCGAGGACGCGCCCAATTACGACCGCCCCCATGAGGAGACCGAGAAACAGGACGTGCTCGGTCCCGACGCGTTCACCGCGCCCGAGAGCAACGCCGACGCCCTGCGCGAGTTGCTGGCGACGCCCGACCTGGCCTCGAAGCGCTGGATCTACCAGCAATACGACCACATGGTCATGGGCGACACCATCGGCCGCCCGGGCGGCGACGCCGGCGTGGTGCGCGTCCACGGGACGAACAAGGCACTGGCCATCAGCACCGACTGCACGCCCCGCTACTGCAAGGCCGATCCGGTCGAGGGCGGCAAGCAGGCGGTCGCCGAGACCTGGCGCAATATCACCGCGACGGGCGCCATCCCGCTCGCCATCACCAACTGCCTGAACTTCGGCAATCCGGAAAAGCCGGCCATCATGGGCCAGTTCGTCGGCTGCATCGAGGGCATGGCGGAAGCGTGCCTGGCGCTCGACTATCCGGTCATCTCCGGCAACGTGTCGCTGTACAACGAGACCAACGGCCAGGCCATCCTGCCGACACCCGCGATCGGCGGCGTGGGCATCCTGACCAATTACGACCAGCGCGCCTCGATCGCGTTTCCCGCCGAGGGCGAGACCATCGTGGTGATCGGCGACACCGAGGGTCACCTGGGCCAGTCGCTCTATGCCCGCGAACTCTGCGGCCGCGAGGACGGCGCGCCGCCGCCCGTGGACCTGTCGGTCGAGCGCAGGAACGGCGATCTGGTGCGCGGCCTGATCCTGACCGGTGCCGCCACCTCGTGCCACGATGCCTCCGGCGGCGGCCTGCTGGTCGCCATCGCCGAAATGGCCATGGCCTCGGGCATCGGCGCCACCCTGGACTACGACCGCGGCGAGGTACCATCCTATGCCTTCCTGTTCGGCGAGGACCAGGGCCGCTACGTCATCACCACGAACAATCCGGAACTGGTGCTGGAGCAGGCCGCCGTCGACGGCGTCAACGCGTCGGTCATCGGCAAGACCGGCGGCGCCGCATTGAAAATTTCCCAGTTCGATTCCATATCAGTCGCAGAACTGACCCAGGTTCATGAAGGCTGGCTGCCAGCCTTCATGGCCATCCCCTGACGCAGGAGCCGATCGCCCATGGCGATGGACGCACACGAAATCGAAAAGCTGATCAAGGAAGCCCTGCCCGACGCGACGGTCACCATCGAGGACCTGCGCGGCGACGGCGACCATTATGCCGCCCGTGTGATTTCCGAAGCGTTCCGGGGCAAGAACCGGGTACAACAGCACCAGATCGTCTACAAGGCACTGCAGGGCAATATGGGCGGCGTATTGCATGCCCTGGCGCTGCAGACCTCCGTACCGGAGTAGGAACCAGCGATGAGCGACAACCCCGTATTCGACCAGATCCAGTCCGAACTGGACGCCAGCGAGATCGTGCTGTTCATGAAGGGCTCGCCCCTTTTCCCGCAGTGCGGCTTTTCGGCCACCACGGTCGAGATCCTCAAGCGCATGAACGTGCCGTTCAAGGGCATCAACGTGCTGGCCGACGACGAGATCCGCAACGGCATCAAGGAATTCAGCGACTGGCCGACCATTCCCCAGCTCTACGTGAAGGGTGAATTCGTCGGCGGCTGCGACATCGTCCGCGAGATGTACGAGACCGGCGAGCTGCACGAATACATGAAGTCCAAGGGCTTCGATCCCGAATACGTGTAACCGGCTCGCCCCCTCTCCCCGCTCTTGTCACCCGGAACGGGCCCGTGGTGACGACGGGGCGCTGTGACAGGGCGGATCAGTCCCTCGCGAAGCCATGGGTCCGCTCCACGCGGCACACATCCAGCCTGAACCAGTCGTAGAACCGCGCGCGGCCCATGGCCTGTGCGCCGAGATGTTCGGCGTTGGCGCGCCAGGCGGCCACCGCCGCCTCGGATGCCCAGTAACTCACCGTGATCCCCAGACCGCCCTCGCCCCGGACGCTGTCGTGGCCCAGATAGCCGGGCTGGCCCCGGACCAGCGTCTCCATGCGGTCGGCCACGGCGCCATAGCCCTCGGCATCGGCGCCCAAACGGGACGTGAAGATGACGGCGTAGGCGCCTTTTTCCATGGCATAGCCCCTTCACAATAGTGACACTGGCGGTCTGCTAGCCTTGCCAGACTCCGCCCCAGAGCGCCAGCCGGAACCTGCCATGACCGACGACGACGATTTCTGCGACCGCCCCCTCAACTCGACCAGTCTCGACGAGATCATCTCCCGCCGGATCAGCCGGCGCACGGTGCTGAAGGGTGGCCTCGCCGCCTCGGCGGCGCTGGCGACGGTCAGTCCGGCGGCGCTGCGGGCCGTGGAGACGGCGACTGCACAGCCCTTCACCTTCAAGGGGCTGGAACGCGGCGTCGACGAAACCCATCATGTGGCGGACGGCTACGACGCCCAGGTGCTGATCCGCTGGGGTGATCCCGTGCTGCCCGGCGCGCCCGCTTTCGACCCGTCCAATCAGTCGGCTGAGTCCCAGGCGCTGCAATTCGGCTACAACAACGACTTCATCGGCTATGTCCCGCTGCCCGCCGGTTCGAAGAATTCGGAACACGGCCTGCTGTGCGTGAATCATGAATATGTCTCATCAGAGATCATGCACCCGCCGATCCCGGGCGAGCTTGATGAGACCGCCCGCGCCGAATACCTGAAACGACGGGTACACACCGAGATCGCCGCCCATGGGGGCTCGATCATCGAGGTCCGCAGGCAGGACGGCGCCTGGCAGGTGGTAAGGGACAGCAAATACGCCAGGCGCATCACCGCCGCGACTCCCATGAAGGTGCACGGACCTGCGGCCGGCCATCCATGGTTGCGGACCAACGCCGACCCGGAAGGCAGGACCGTCCTGGGCACCCTCAACAATTGTGCTGGCGGCATCACGCCGTGGGGCACCTATCTGATGGCGGAAGAGAATTTCCACTTCTACTTCAGCGGCGCCTTGCACGGCGGCGATCCCCGGCGCGAAAGCCACAAGCGATACGGCATTCCCAGAAAAGGCAACTGGGCACAGGCCGATTCCCGGTTCGACGTGGGCTCGGAACCCAACGAGCCTTTCCGCTTCGGCTGGGTCGTCGAGGTGGACCCGTTCGACCCGTCATCCATGCCGGTCAAGCACACCGCTCTGGGACGGTTTGTGCACGAAGGCGCGGAACCCATCGTCAACCGCGACGGACGCCTCGTCGTCTATATGGGCGACGACGCGCGGTTCGAATATCTCTACCGCTATGTTTCCGACGAACGCTACGACCCGGGCCAGCGCATGGAGAATGCCGCACTGCTGGACGAGGGCACGCTGTCCGTCGCCCGGTTCGACGACGCCGGCGCATTGGCCTGGATCCCGCTTGTGCATGGCCAGCACGGCCTGGACAAGGCCAATGGCTTCGAAAGCCAGGCGGATGTGTTGATCCATGCCCGGCTGGCCGCAGACCTGGTCGGCGCCACGCCCATGGACCGGCCCGAGGATGTGGAACCCAACCCGGTGAGCGGCAAGGTCTATGTCATGCTTACCAACAACTCCCAGCGCGGCAAGGCCGGCTTTGCCGCGCCTGACGGCCCAAATCCGCGCGCCGGCAATTCCAGCGGCCAGATCCTCGAAATCACGCCCGATGGCGGCGATCACACGGCCGCGACAGCGCGTTGGGACCTGCTGGTCCGCTGCGGCGACCCCCAGCGCGACGGGATCGGCGCGGTATGGAATCCGGCGACCGGCGAGAATGGCTGGTTCTCGTCACCCGACAATTGCGCGGTCGATCCGGCAGGCAATCTCTGGGTGGCGACCGACCAGGGCGACAATTGGGTGTTCAATTCCGGCAAGCCCGCATCCGATACCCCCAAGGGCGAGGTGCCGGAGGGCGTCTCCGCCGACGGCTTCTGGGCGATCGAAACCGAAGGTCCGGGCCGCGGGCTGGCAAGGATGCTGTTCCGCTGCCCCATCGGCGCGGAAATGTGCGGCCCGCGCTTCACACCCGACGGACAAACCCTGTTCCTGGCCATCCAGCACCCCGGCGACGACAGCTGCGACAGATGGCCCCTGTTCAAGGGGCCCTCCAGCTTCGCGAATCCCGGCACACGCTGGCCCGACTTCAGGCCGGACATGCCGCCGCGTCCATCGGTGGTGGTGGTGACCAGGCAGGGCGGCGGCCGCATCGGCACCTGAGCGGCCGATGGAACGCCGGCCTGTCAGGCGCCCCAATAAAAACGGGCCGGATTTGCATCCGGCCCGTCTGAAATTCTATGGCAGCAAACTCAGCGCGAGTAGAACTCGACGACCAGGTTCGGCTCCATGTGGACGGCGTAGGGCACGTCACCCAGCTTCGGCGTGCGCACGAAGGTGGCGGACATGGCCTTGTGGTCCACGTCGAGATATTCGGGGGTGTCGCGCTCGGCCGATTCGACGGCTTCCAGCACGACCAGCAGCTGCTTCGACTTGTCGCGCAGCGAGATCACGTCGCCTTCGCGGACCCGGTAGGAAGCAATGTTCACGCGCTTGCCGTTGACCAGCACGTGGCCGTGGTTGACGAACTGGCGGGCGGCGAAAACGGTCGGCACGAACTTGGCGCGGTAGATGACCGCATCCAGCCGGCGCTCCAGCAGGCCGATCAGGTTCTCGCCCGTGTCGCCGCGCAGGCGGACGGCTTCGGCGTAGATGTTGCGGAACTGCTTTTCCGTGATCGAGCCGTAGAAGCCCTTCAGCTTCTGCTTGGCCATCAGCTGGTTACCGAAATCCGACGGCTTGCGGCGACGGCGCTGGCCATGCTCGCCCGGCGGATAGGACCGGTTATTGACGGGGCTCTTGGGACGACCCCAGAGGTTTTCGCCCAGGCGTCGGTCGATCTTGTACTTCGCGTTGATCCGCTTGGTCATTCAGCCGTTCTTCTCGGTTCGCGTTCGTGCAAAAAATAATTGCGGGCATCGCTGCCCGCTTGGGTGGGCGCACTATACGCAGCACAAACTCGATGTCAAACGGTTAGAGACCGGAAAACGGCCCGTTTCGGCATCGACGCCATGATGGCGCGCCCGCGCCCTTGCAGCATGATCCGGCCGCCCATCAGCGGCATCAGCGGGCCGGTGATATGGATGTCCGCGCCGGCGCGGAACGGACGGATCGGTGCACCGCCGCTGTCGGGGCGTCATGCCCCTGCAACGGGATCGATTCGCAGCTCGCCGTCCATTCCGCCAAGGCGGACTCAGACCTGCGGCAGGCGCATGATCTCGGGTGCGCCGTCCATGAATTCGCCCATGGCGCGGCCCAGTTCCTTGAAGTGGGGATAGCCACGGTGCGCCTTCATGGCGTCCTCGCTCTCATAGCGCTCGACGAACACGAACTGCAGCGGGTCTTCGGTGCTGTGCAGTTCATAGAACATGCAGCCCGGCTCATTGGCGTTCACCGCCGCCGACAGCGCCTTGGCGGCCTTCACGAAATCCTCGGCCTTGCCGTCCTTCGCCTTGATCTTGGCGACGATGCACCACGTGGTCATGCGTTTCTCCCCTCGGTCAGTCGTTCTTGACGCCCCGAGTCTTATACGAAGACAGGGCGACGATGATACCCCGAAGCGTGCGCACATCCTGTTCGCGAAAATCCGCGCGCTGCCACATGTTGCGCAGGTTCAGGATCATGCTGGGACGCTTGGCCGGCGGGAACAGGAAGCCCGCCTGGTCGAGCGCCTGCTCCATGTGTTCCATGAAGCCGACCAGCTCTTCCTTGGTCGCCGGCCGCGAGCGCTCGTCGGCCGCGGGCGCGGCGACCGTGCCGCCGGTCGCCATCATCCACTCATAGCCCAGCAGCAGCACGGCCTGGGCAATGTTGATGGAGGCATAGTCGGGATTGGTCGGGATGGTGACGACAGCGTCTGCCAGCGCCACGTCTTCGTTGGCGAGCCCGGACCGTTCGCCGCCGAACAGGATGCCGGTCTTCTCTCCCCGCCCGCTGCGCGACCACAGATCCTCGGCAGTCGCACGCGGGCTCAGCACCGGCTTGATCATACCGCGCTGGCGCGCCGTGGTGGCGACCACATAATTGAGATCGGCGATGGCATCCTCGGTGGTGCGGAACACCGTGGCGTTGTCGAGGATGTCGGTCGAACCCGCCGCCATGGGCACGGCATCGGGATTGGGCCAGCCGTCGCGGGGCCGCACCAGGCGCAGGTCCGTCAGGCCGAAATTGTTCATGGCCCGCGCGGCCGCGCCGATGTTCTCGCCCATCTGCGGCACGACAAGAATGACGGCAGGAGCGGCCAAGGCCGTGCCTAGCCCCGGCGCCGCCAGAGCGGCTGGTCCTGGTCGGTCGAGGGCTGATAGGTGACCGTGAAATCGTCGAACGCCTTCAGTGCATCCTCGATGCTGCGATCGGGCCGCACCTCGAAGGCGTCGAAGCCGACGCGGTGCATGAAGAAAATCTGGTCGCGCAACACGTCACCGGTCGCGCGCAACTCGCCCTTGAAGCCGTAACGCTCGCGCAGCAGCCGGGCCGTGGTGAAGGCACGGCCGTCCCGGAAGATCGGAAAGTTCAGCGCCACGACCTCGAAATTGTCGAGATCGGCGGCAATGTCCTCGGCATGCTCGCTGGACGCAAGCTGGATGCCCAGGCCGCTGTTGCGGCGGCCGATCAACGCCTCGCGCTCGGTCCGCCAGCGCGACAGCGACACGATGATCTTGCCCTCGGGAAGCGGCGCACCGTCTTCCACATGCTGCCAGCCGTCCTCGACGATGGTGCGACCCTTAATGATCTGCATAGACGCGTTCCTTGAAGGGTTCCATGCCGATGCGCCGGTAGCAGTCGATGAACCGCTCCTCGGGCTCGCGATTGGCGACGAAGACCTCGATGACTTTTTCAATGGCGGGCACGACGTCCGCCTCGGAGAATGCGGGCCCCATGATCTTGCCCACCGACGCGTCATCCTCCGGCGATCCGCCGAGGGTGACCTGGTAGAATTCCTCGCCCTTCTTGTCCACGCCCAGAATGCCGATATTGCCGGCATGGTGGTGGCCGCAGGCGTTGATGCACCCGGAGATGTTGAGCCGCAGATCGCCCAGGTCGTGGACGAAATCCAGATCGTCGAACCGGTCGATCAGGCGCTGGGCAACCGGAATCGAGCGCGCGTTGGCCAGGCTGCAATAATCCAGGCCGGGGCAGGCGATGATATCGGTCAGGGTATCGACCGTGGCGCTGGCCATGCCCAGGTCCTTCAGCTTGCCCCACAGCTCGGGCAGACGCGACGTCTCGACATCGGTCAGCACCAGGTTCTGCTTGAAGGTGGTCCGCAGCGTGCCGAACGAATAATCGTCGGCCAGGTCGGCCACGGCGTACATCTGGTCGGTGGTCGCGTCGCCCGGTGCAACGCCCTTCGGCTTCAGCGAGATGGTGACGATGGAATAGCCGGGCGCCTTGTGCGCGGTCACATTCCGGTCATGCCACATCTTGAACTGCTTGTTGCTCGCAACGAGCGAGTCGACCGCCGCGTCGCCATCCGGCAGCGCCCGGTAGGACGGCGGCGTGAAGAACGCCTTCATGCGTTCGATTTCGGCGTCGTCCAGCTCGAGCGAACGGCTCATGTTCTTTGCAAAGTCTTCGTCGACCTGACGGCGGAATTCCTCGATGCCCAGATCCTGCACCAGAATCTTGATTCGGGCCTTGAAGATGTTGTCGCGCCGTCCGTAGCCGTTATAGACGCGCATCACCGATTCCGAATAGGACAGCAGATGCTTCTTCGGCACGAATTCCTTGATGATCTTGCCGACGATGGGCGTGCGGCCCATGCCGCCACCCACGATGATCTGGAAACCGACCTCGCCGGATTCGTTCTTCACCAGCCGGTAGGCCATGTCGTGGAAGTAGACGGCCGCGCGGTCACGCTCGGCGCCGGTCAGTGCAAGCTTGAACTTGCGCGGCAGATACGAGAATTCGGGGTGGAAGGTCGACCACTGGCGCAGGATTTCCGCATAGGGCCGCGGGTCTTCGAGTTCGTCGCGCGCGACACCGGCGAACTGGTCCGTCGAAATATTGCGGATGCAGTTGCCCGAGGTCTGGATGGCGTGCATCTCGACCTTGGCCAGATCGTCGAGGATATCGGGCATGTCTTCCAGCTTGATCCAGTTGTACTGGAGGTTCTGCCGGGTGGTGAAATGGCCGTAGTCGCGGTCGTACTTGCGCGCGATCATCGCCAATTGGCGCAGCTGGTCCGATGACAGGACACCATAGGGCACCGCGACGCGCAGCATGTAGGCGTGAAGCTGCAGGTAAAGGCCGTTCATCAGCCGGAGCGGCCGGAACTCCTCTTCCGTGAGGTCGCCGCGCAGGCGACGTTCCACCTGTCCACGAAACTGGGCATTGCGTTCGGCCAGAACCTGATGGTCGAAGCTGTCGTACTGATACATGTCGTGCCGCTCCTGAGCGCTCTGCGGTGACCGCAGGCAGGCGCCTTTTACTCGCCTTGCCCGCCGAGAGCAACCCCTATTCCACACTATATGTGTGTTGTTAATATGATTTCACATTCTACAGGGTGGTTTTGCGCGGATCAACTGTAACCTTCGCGTGGGACTCCAGCGCCATGTCACAAATCCGAAACCGATCGGTCACCGGATTGACGCTCGGCCGCAGTAGAGAAGACGCAACAAAAAATGCACTGGAGAACTCCCATGCGGTCCATTCTTACGCTTGCCCTGGCTGCCGCGGCCGCCGGGCTGTTCGCCGCCCAGGACGCATCGGCGCTGACCCTCAAACAAATTCTCCGCCACGAAAGCGGCGTCTTCGACAAGAGCGCCGCCGAAATCGTGGTCTTCGACGCGGGCAGCAAGCGCTTCTACGTCGTCAATGGCGCCTCCCCCTCGATCGACATCCTGCAACTGGGCGACGGATCGTCGGCCGACACCGCCTCGTGGTCCGAAGCGGGCACGCTCGCCCTCGGGGAGAACGAATCGCCGACCAGCGTCGCCGTCCATGACGGCCTGGTGGTCGCGGCGGTGCACGGCGCCAAGGAACTGGGCCGGCCGGGCAAGGTGATCTTCTTCGACGCCGCGGGCACAAGGCTGGCCGAAGTCGAGACCGGCTTCCTTCCCGACATGGTCACCTTCACACCCGACGGCAAGTTTGTGCTCACGGCCAATGAGGGCGAGCCGACCGACGATATGGACCCGGAAGGGTCGGTCAGCATCATCGATATCTCGGGCGGCGCCGCCGCGGCCAGGGCCGTTACCATCGGCTTCGAGAGTCTGACCGCCGACGCCATGCGGGCCGCCGGCGTTCGCGTGTTCCCGGGCAAGGAACCCCGGACCGATTTCGAGCCGGAATACATCGCCGTGTCGGCTGACAGCACCACCGCCTGGGTGTCGCTGCAGGAGAACAACGCGCTGGCCAAATTCGACATCGCCACCGCCACCCTGACCGCCGTGCTGCCGCTGGGCACCAAGGACCACAGTCAGGCAGGCATGGGGATGGATCCGAACGACAAGGACGGCAAGATCGACATTGCGCCGGTGCCGGTGCGCGGACTCTACATGCCCGACACCATCGCCGCGTTCAGTGTCGGCGGTAATGCGTATCTCATCACCGCCAACGAGGGTGATGCTCGCAATGAAGACGAACGGGTCGAGAAGGCGAAGATCGACCCCGCCGCCCTGTCCGGTGATCAGAGGAAAAAGCTGGAGCGGCTGAAAATCTCGACCATCGACGGCGATACCGACGGTGACGGCGACATCGACGCGCTGCACGCCTACGGCGCCCGTTCGGTCACCATCTGGGACATTGACGGCAAGGTGGTATGGGACAGCGGCGACCAGATCGAAAAGATCACCGCCGCCCGCCTGGGCAACAACTTCAACAACAACAACGACGAGAACAAATACGAAAGCCGCAGCGACGACAAGGGACCCGAGCCCGAAACTGTCGATGTCGGCGTGATCGATGGCTACACCTA
This region includes:
- a CDS encoding nitrite/sulfite reductase, producing the protein MYQYDSFDHQVLAERNAQFRGQVERRLRGDLTEEEFRPLRLMNGLYLQLHAYMLRVAVPYGVLSSDQLRQLAMIARKYDRDYGHFTTRQNLQYNWIKLEDMPDILDDLAKVEMHAIQTSGNCIRNISTDQFAGVARDELEDPRPYAEILRQWSTFHPEFSYLPRKFKLALTGAERDRAAVYFHDMAYRLVKNESGEVGFQIIVGGGMGRTPIVGKIIKEFVPKKHLLSYSESVMRVYNGYGRRDNIFKARIKILVQDLGIEEFRRQVDEDFAKNMSRSLELDDAEIERMKAFFTPPSYRALPDGDAAVDSLVASNKQFKMWHDRNVTAHKAPGYSIVTISLKPKGVAPGDATTDQMYAVADLADDYSFGTLRTTFKQNLVLTDVETSRLPELWGKLKDLGMASATVDTLTDIIACPGLDYCSLANARSIPVAQRLIDRFDDLDFVHDLGDLRLNISGCINACGHHHAGNIGILGVDKKGEEFYQVTLGGSPEDDASVGKIMGPAFSEADVVPAIEKVIEVFVANREPEERFIDCYRRIGMEPFKERVYADH
- a CDS encoding choice-of-anchor I family protein — translated: MRSILTLALAAAAAGLFAAQDASALTLKQILRHESGVFDKSAAEIVVFDAGSKRFYVVNGASPSIDILQLGDGSSADTASWSEAGTLALGENESPTSVAVHDGLVVAAVHGAKELGRPGKVIFFDAAGTRLAEVETGFLPDMVTFTPDGKFVLTANEGEPTDDMDPEGSVSIIDISGGAAAARAVTIGFESLTADAMRAAGVRVFPGKEPRTDFEPEYIAVSADSTTAWVSLQENNALAKFDIATATLTAVLPLGTKDHSQAGMGMDPNDKDGKIDIAPVPVRGLYMPDTIAAFSVGGNAYLITANEGDARNEDERVEKAKIDPAALSGDQRKKLERLKISTIDGDTDGDGDIDALHAYGARSVTIWDIDGKVVWDSGDQIEKITAARLGNNFNNNNDENKYESRSDDKGPEPETVDVGVIDGYTYAFIGLERVGGVMMFNVSNPASPTYAGYENNRDFTTSLDFSLPGDLKAAGDLGPECVRFIPADKSPYGVPLLAVASEVSGTVTLYTVSR